In Aureibaculum algae, the following are encoded in one genomic region:
- the ppk2 gene encoding polyphosphate kinase 2 produces MEKYNLKDLDVKKLNTNKGLLAILAKEPYNLSKALRFINYEKKLKKLQVELVKLQTWAIQNNERIIVVFEGRDAAGKGGAIRRITERINPRHIKIVALPKPTEEEKTEWYFQRYVNQFPRAGQMVFFDRSWYNRAVVEPVNGFCTDKQYDIFMNQVNDFERMITESGIILVKIYMSISKSEQAERFEDIKTDPLKHWKMTAVDEKAQDLWDVYTKYKKLMFENTQKGGIPFKVIKANRKTIARVNAIEYILSAIPYDKNLKI; encoded by the coding sequence ATGGAGAAATATAATTTAAAAGATTTAGACGTTAAAAAATTAAATACAAATAAAGGATTATTAGCGATTTTGGCTAAAGAACCTTACAATTTATCAAAGGCACTACGGTTTATTAATTATGAAAAAAAATTAAAAAAGCTGCAGGTAGAGTTGGTAAAACTGCAAACTTGGGCAATTCAAAATAACGAGCGTATTATTGTTGTATTTGAAGGAAGAGATGCTGCGGGTAAAGGTGGAGCTATTCGTAGAATTACAGAACGGATTAACCCTAGACATATTAAAATTGTAGCCTTACCTAAGCCTACTGAGGAAGAAAAAACGGAGTGGTATTTTCAGCGATATGTGAATCAGTTTCCTAGAGCAGGGCAAATGGTTTTTTTTGATAGAAGCTGGTATAATAGGGCAGTAGTTGAACCGGTAAATGGTTTTTGCACAGATAAACAGTATGATATATTCATGAATCAAGTTAATGATTTTGAACGTATGATAACAGAATCAGGTATTATCTTGGTGAAAATATACATGTCTATCTCTAAATCGGAACAGGCTGAACGTTTTGAGGATATTAAAACTGACCCACTTAAACATTGGAAAATGACGGCAGTAGATGAAAAGGCTCAAGACCTTTGGGATGTATATACCAAATATAAAAAATTAATGTTCGAAAATACTCAGAAAGGTGGTATTCCTTTTAAAGTTATTAAAGCAAATAGAAAAACTATAGCTAGGGTTAATGCTATTGAGTATATTTTATCGGCAATACCTTATGATAAAAATTT